The nucleotide sequence AAAGTCTCGTCGGTAACCCTGCCAGACGACATCCGTAGTCTTATCCATACAACATATGCAGAACCAGAATATCTGTCGGATGCTTTGCAGGAGCTGTATGACAAACAGTTTGGCAAAAATATTGCCATGAAAATGCAGGCAGATATGAACACAGATGTGTGGCGTCTTGCGGGGTCAGATGTGGAGGAGTACGCTCCAACAAGGCTGTCAGACCATCAGGAATACGGCTTTGTCATGTATCGCACAAAGAAAAATGGCCAGATAACGCTGCTTGACGGCAGCATCATCAATTCCCGCAGTACAGACTTTGTAAAAGATACAGCCCGCAAGCTGCACCGCAACGCCCTCAAGCTTCCAGATTACCGACTTGCGGCAAACCCTCCGCAATCCCGCTTTTTGGCAAACTACAATCTGCGGCACTGGATACAGATTTTTGATGACGGAAAGATGAACGTCTTGGGTCTCAAGGATGGCGAGCATCCGTATTGGGATCAGGAACTGGGCATCGTTTGGCCCAAACAAAGGAAGCAACCATGAACCTTGTGTCAGAAAAGTGGATTCCTGTGCTGAACACGGGTGGCCGCCGCCAGCTTATAAGCCTGCGCGATGCCTTCTGTCAGGGGGAGCAATGGCGAGATCTGGCCGTGCGCCCGCACGAGCGGGTGGCCCTTATGCGGCTGCTGCTGTGCATTGCCCACGCAGCGCTTGAGGGGCCATCCCCCGGCGAGTGGCCGCTCGTGCCCAAACTGCTGCCGAAAAAGGCTGAAGAGTATCTGAAAAAATGGGAGGGCAGCTTTGACCTGTTCGATGCCAAAAAACCCTTTTTGCAGATAGCAGGGCTGAAGGCGGCGACAAAAAAGGCCAAGGATGGCGATGATGCAGACGGCCCGCTGGTCAACGCCAGCAAGCTGGATTTTGCCCTCGCCACAGGCGATCAGAGCACGCATTTTGATCATGAGGGCAGCTTGCCCCAGCGGTTGGTAGAGCTGGCGGCGCTCGCGTTGAATCTGCTGACCTATCTGTGCTTCAGCCCCGGCGGCCTGATTGGGTCCGTCACCTGGAGCGGTCAGGCCACAGCCCGTACCTCAAGCGACGCTCCCTGCGCCGTGGGGTCCATGACGCACACCTTTTGGCGCGGCGGGCATCTGCTCCAGACGCTGCAGCTCAATATGTGCGACCGTGCAGCCATTGAAGCGCATTTGAAGTGCATCGGCGCGGGCTGGGGAAAACCCGTGTGGGAACAGATGCCCAAGAGTCTGGACGACAAAGCCGCATGGGATAACGCAACCCAGACCTATCTTGGTCGGCTGACCCCGCTTCCGCGTCTTGTACTGTTTCAGCGCGAGGGGGCATCCATCATACTTGGCACAGGGCCGGCTTTCCCCAATTTTAATAATGAAAAGGCCCCCTTTGTAGAAGAACCTACTTCTACCGTTGTCTCAAGAATTAGAAACGACAAGCCGACTCAGGCGCTTTTGGCTGTAACACCCGGCAAGGCCCTGTGGCGTGAGCTGCATGCCATTGTAGCCCACCGCAACAAGGATAATGTAGGCGGTTTTTGGGCGGTAGGATTATCGTCGTCAGAAGGCCCTGCAGATCGGGATATCATTGTGGCAGGCATGGCCAGAGATAAGGCCAAGGTGGTAGATACGCTCGAATCTGTCTACCACATCCCGCAAGCCATGCAAAATACGCCGGGGCAGGAGATTTATGAAAAAGGCGTGCAACATGCCGAGTCTATGTCCCGCAGGCTTGGGTGGGCGGTGGAGACCTACCGCGCAACTATTGACGGCGGTTGGTCTGGCAGGCTCAAGGGGGCTGGCGCAGGCAAGGTCGGTCTGCTGAGCAAACTCAGGCAAAAGGCCTTCATCCAATACTGGACAGCTGCGGAGCAGAATCTGCCCCTGCTTTTTGCCTGCGTGGAGAGCCTCGGTACCGATAACCTCCCAGATGCGCAAAAAACATGGGCAAAATCCCTGTTTGCCGCCGCCCGGCAGGCCTACGCCGCCGCCTGCGCACCGCAAACTCCCCGTCAGCACCGGGCTTACGCCCTTGGCCTCGCCAAACTCAGCAAACCCGTTGATGGTGCAAATTCTTCAACGGCGGCTTCAGATACTTCTTCCGACACATCCCATGAGGAGGACGACGAATGACAGCACTGGTGCAATGGCTGCGGACACAAAAGGAGCGCCGTGGGGTTTTGGCCCAATTGCGGTGCGGCATTGTGCCCGGCAAACAGCAAAGGGCATGGCCCCTGCTAGCGCGTTTTGACGGCATTGAAGGGCACAAGGGCGAGGTAGTGCGCACTATCGCCGCCCTGTATGCCGCACACCCTGATGAATCCCCTTCCGGCAGCATGGGGAGCATGTGCCGAAAACTGTGCTCGGGCGACGAAAAACCCGACGATGAAAAGCCCGGCCCCATTGGCGTGCGCTTTCAGCACCTGCTCGCAGCCGAGACGGCAGAGGTGTGCCCCCGTGTGGTGCGCCTGGTTTTGCGGGCCAAGGTGCGGGGCATACCCGTAAATTACGAGCAGTTGCAGGAAGACCTGCTGCAATGGGCGTTTCCGCAAAAACGCAAATATGTGCAGGAGCGGTGGGCGCAGCAGTTCTGGGCCCCGACCGCGGCATCTGCTGCGTCTGACGATGTACCCGGCCAACAGGCGGAAACCCCGCAGGATACCCCGGAGACAATGCCATGACCTGGATGACCCGTTTTATGGTGGATATGCCCGCCATGTACCGCCACCGGCTGAGCGACTGCTATGCCTGGCATCAGGCCATCTGGCAGTGCTTTCCGCATCGGCCCGACGCTGACCGCGATTTTCTGTTCCGGCTGGATGAAATTCCCACAGGGGTTCTGGCGCATGTGCTCAGCCCGCTTGAACCGCAGCGGCCGGATTTTTGCGCGGCGGAGCACTGGCAGGTCAAGGCTGTGCCGCCCAGTTTTCTGGAGCACGACAACTACCGGTTTGACGTGGTCTGCAACCCTGGCCGCAAGGTCAAGGCTTTTACCGGCGACGGGCAACGCAAAAAGAACAGCCGCCGCGAGGCCATCATCAAGCCGGATGAACAGCGCGAGTGGCTCGACCGCAAGGCGGAGGCCAACGGTTTTGAAGTGCTGCCCGGCATGCGCGCAGACCCGTCAACCAGTTATTCTTTCAGAAAAGGCCAACAGTCGGGAACCCACATAGGCGTGCGGTTCAGCGGCGTGTTGCGCGTCACCCGGCGGGACGCCTTTTGTCAGGCATTTACTAACGGCC is from Desulfovibrio desulfuricans and encodes:
- the cas6e gene encoding type I-E CRISPR-associated protein Cas6/Cse3/CasE; the protein is MTWMTRFMVDMPAMYRHRLSDCYAWHQAIWQCFPHRPDADRDFLFRLDEIPTGVLAHVLSPLEPQRPDFCAAEHWQVKAVPPSFLEHDNYRFDVVCNPGRKVKAFTGDGQRKKNSRREAIIKPDEQREWLDRKAEANGFEVLPGMRADPSTSYSFRKGQQSGTHIGVRFSGVLRVTRRDAFCQAFTNGLGSARGFGFGMLLLCPVR
- the casB gene encoding type I-E CRISPR-associated protein Cse2/CasB, whose product is MTALVQWLRTQKERRGVLAQLRCGIVPGKQQRAWPLLARFDGIEGHKGEVVRTIAALYAAHPDESPSGSMGSMCRKLCSGDEKPDDEKPGPIGVRFQHLLAAETAEVCPRVVRLVLRAKVRGIPVNYEQLQEDLLQWAFPQKRKYVQERWAQQFWAPTAASAASDDVPGQQAETPQDTPETMP
- the casA gene encoding type I-E CRISPR-associated protein Cse1/CasA codes for the protein MNLVSEKWIPVLNTGGRRQLISLRDAFCQGEQWRDLAVRPHERVALMRLLLCIAHAALEGPSPGEWPLVPKLLPKKAEEYLKKWEGSFDLFDAKKPFLQIAGLKAATKKAKDGDDADGPLVNASKLDFALATGDQSTHFDHEGSLPQRLVELAALALNLLTYLCFSPGGLIGSVTWSGQATARTSSDAPCAVGSMTHTFWRGGHLLQTLQLNMCDRAAIEAHLKCIGAGWGKPVWEQMPKSLDDKAAWDNATQTYLGRLTPLPRLVLFQREGASIILGTGPAFPNFNNEKAPFVEEPTSTVVSRIRNDKPTQALLAVTPGKALWRELHAIVAHRNKDNVGGFWAVGLSSSEGPADRDIIVAGMARDKAKVVDTLESVYHIPQAMQNTPGQEIYEKGVQHAESMSRRLGWAVETYRATIDGGWSGRLKGAGAGKVGLLSKLRQKAFIQYWTAAEQNLPLLFACVESLGTDNLPDAQKTWAKSLFAAARQAYAAACAPQTPRQHRAYALGLAKLSKPVDGANSSTAASDTSSDTSHEEDDE